One Mangifera indica cultivar Alphonso chromosome 4, CATAS_Mindica_2.1, whole genome shotgun sequence genomic region harbors:
- the LOC123214023 gene encoding caffeoylshikimate esterase isoform X1: protein MDLSLNLRFQPAELSFFNRDRRSPFISPLKLHLPTWDPLKYNLKRTVSVTAAKINTEKRVHIEGVSEKLNLIASQNLDFAPARRRVRSAFTEVQQNLDHCLFKHAPSGIITEEWYERNSKGLEIFCKSWMPKPGLQIKGSLFFCHGYGDTCTFFFEGIARYIAAAGYVIYALDHPGFGLSEGLHGYVPSFDALVDNVIEIYTKIKGRPEVRRLPHFILGQSMGGAVTLKVHLKEPREWDGVILVAPMCKIAEDVVPPPAVLKGLTLLSKVMPKAKLVPQQDLSELAFRDLRKRKMAVYNVICYSDRTRIKTGLELLTATKEIEKRLDEVSSPLLILHGLADKVTDPSVSRFLYEKASSMDKTLKLYKEGYHCILEGEPDDRIYTVLGDIISWLDARC from the exons ATGGACTTGTCTCTGAATCTCAGATTCCAGCCGGCGGAGCTCTCTTTCTTCAACCGTGACCGACGTTCTCCGTTCATCAGTCCATTAAAACTTCACCTGCCCACCTGGGATCCACTCAAGTACAACCTGAAACGCACAGTTTCGGTCACCGCAGCCAAGATTAATACTGAAAAGAGAGTTCACATTGAAGGCGTCAGTGAAAAGTTGAACTTAATAGCTTCTCAGAATCTTGATTTTGCTCCTGCTCGTAGAAGGGTTCGATCTGCTTTCACTGAAGTTCAACAAAATCTTGATCATTGCTTGTTCAAG CATGCTCCTTCGGGGATCATAACAGAAGAG TGGTATGAGAGGAATTCAAAGGGACTGGAGATTTTCTGTAAAAGCTGGATGCCAAAACCAGGTCTTCAGATTAAAGGATCTTTGTTTTTTTGCCATGGTTATGGTGATACATGCACTTTCTTCTTTGAAG GTATTGCTAGATACATTGCTGCAGCTGGATATGTTATTTATGCTTTGGACCATCCTGGGTTTGGTTTGTCCGAAGGATTGCATGGTTATGTGCCAAGCTTTGATGCATTAGTTGACAatgttattgaaatttatacaaaaattaaag GACGACCTGAAGTGAGAAGGTTACCTCACTTCATATTGGGACAGTCCATGGGTGGAGCTGTTACTCTCAAAGTTCATCTAAAGGAACCACGAGAGTGGGATGGAGTAATTCTTGTAGCTCCAATGTGTAAA ATTGCAGAAGATGTGGTTCCTCCACCAGCAGTTTTGAAGGGACTCACTCTTTTGTCAAAAGTTATGCCAAAAGCAAAGCTCGTCCCACAGCAAGATCTATCTGAGTTAGCCTTCAGAGAcctcagaaaaagaaaaatg GCTGTCTACAATGTGATTTGTTACAGTGACCGAACACGAATAAAAACTGGTTTGGAACTTCTAACTGCAACTAAGGAAATTGAGAAGCGACTGGACGAG GTGTCATCTCCATTGCTGATTCTTCATGGATTAGCCGATAAAGTGACAGATCCTTCAGTGAGCCGGTTTCTTTACGAGAAAGCTTCTAGCATGGACAAAACTCTTAAGCTTTATAAAGAAGGTTATCACTGCATTCTAGAAGGAGAGCCTGATGACAGAATATATACTGTGCTCGGCGATATTATATCATGGCTTGACGCCCGTTGCTAA
- the LOC123212862 gene encoding zinc finger protein JAGGED-like: MRPERNPLDLNNLPEDFSSRDGKQVFDDSSSASGYRKKKSGAKDGKDECGKVYECRFCSLKFCKSQALGGHMNRHRQERETETLNRARQLVFSNDNLAAAQGPPPHPGCITAGSYHPAGHIGDPFRSVYSSRLFSGSSSTMIPPPPPPPPPSQPPYPYPSPSRLTSYSTQYPPHHPMNEYYVGHVLTSPSSHSHSQHPHQHQNLNYMGAAGESNYTCIGAPVGHGFIAGSSRGGSGGADLTGGSSGARDGPLNNQEEGLNWGRSYAAGGGGTHTQPRLDPPF, encoded by the exons AT GAGACCTGAGAGGAATCCCTTGGACCTCAACAACTTACCTGAAGATTTCAGCAGTAGAGATGGCAAACAAGTTTTTGATGACTCCTCCTCAGCTTCTG GCTACAGGAAAAAGAAAAGCGGCGCTAAGGATGGGAAAGATGAGTGTGGGAAGGTCTATGAGTGTAGGTTTTGTTCCCTCAAGTTCTGCAAATCTCAAGCTCTCGGGGGACACATGAACCGCCACCGACAAG AGAGGGAGACTGAGACACTGAACCGGGCTCGTCAGCTGGTCTTCAGTAACGATAACCTAGCAGCCGCCCAAGGGCCTCCTCCCCATCCAGG gtGCATCACCGCAGGAAGTTACCATCCAGCGGGACATATTGGAGATCCATTCAGATCAGTGTACTCGTCAAGACTATTCAGCGGTTCTTCTTCTACAATGATtccgccaccaccaccacctccaccgCCGTCGCAACCACCATACCCTTACCCTTCGCCTTCACGTCTCACATCCTACTCCACACAGTACCCTCCACATCACCCCATGAACGAGTACTACGTCGGCCATGTCCTTACCAGTCCCTCTTCTCATTCCCATTCACAGCACCCTCACCAACACCAAAACCTAAATTACATGGGCGCAGCGGGTGAATCAAACTACACATGCATTGGGGCGCCAGTGGGACACGGGTTCATTGCCGGTTCAAGCCGTGGCGGTAGCGGTGGCGCGGACTTGACTGGAGGATCATCAGGAGCGAGAGACGGGCCATTGAACAATCAGGAGGAGGGATTAAATTGGGGAAGGAGCTATGCAGCAGGAGGAGGAGGAACACACACACAACCACGTCTGGATCCTCCTTTCTAG
- the LOC123214024 gene encoding pentatricopeptide repeat-containing protein At1g08070, chloroplastic-like, protein MVYGRKVFDKIPEANIASWNAMFRGYAMNELHKEVVVLFSLMKKMDVLPNSFTFPVVLKSCSKIDALREGEEVHCFVIKNGFGANHYVGTTLIELYSGGNVIKAAYKVFGEMVERNVVAWTSMINGYISCGDIASARCFFDLAPERDVVLWNTMLSGYIELGDMVEARKLFDLMPKKDVMSWNTVLSGYANNRNVEECRRLFEKMPEKNVFSWNSLIGGYAHNGRFLEVLDAFKRMLVERNVFPNDATLVTVLSACARLGALDLGKWVHLYAESNGYNGNVYVRNALIDMYAKCGVIENAVNVFKGMNKKDLISWNTIIGGLAMHGRGAEALNLFSQMKNAAEAPDGITFIGILCACTHMGLVEDGMSYFNSMVADYSIVPQIEHYGCMVDLLSRAGRLAEAVDFIRKMPIQADAVIWANLLGSCKVYKNVELAELALNRLKELEPKNPANFVVLSNIYRDLGRWKDVARLKVAMRDTGFKKLPGCSLIEVNEAVVEFYSLDERHPRTEEIYRTLKGLTKLLRSSGYVPDVQLLTVGT, encoded by the coding sequence ATGGTCTATGGACGCAAGGTGTTTGATAAAATTCCTGAAGCAAACATTGCTTCATGGAACGCTATGTTTAGAGGTTATGCAATGAATGAGCTTCATAAGGAAGTTGTAGTTCTGTTTAGTCTGATGAAGAAGATGGATGTTTTGCCGAATTCCTTCACGTTTCCTGTTGTTTTGAAGTCTTGTTCGAAGATTGATGCGTTGAGAGAAGGTGAAGAAGTGCATTGTTTTGTGATCAAGAATGGTTTTGGAGCGAATCATTATGTTGGGACTACTTTGATTGAGTTATATTCAGGTGGGAATGTGATAAAAGCGGCTTATAAGGTGTTTGGAGAGATGGTCGAGAGGAATGTAGTTGCGTGGACTTCGATGATTAATGGGTACATTTCTTGTGGTGATATTGCTTCTGCAAGATGCTTTTTTGATTTGGCGCCTGAGAGGGATGTTGTTTTGTGGAACACTATGCTTTCGGGGTATATTGAATTGGGGGATATGGTGGAGGCAAGAAAGCTCTTTGATCTTATGCCAAAGAAGGATGTCATGTCTTGGAACACAGTGCTTAGCGGTTATGCTAATAATCGGAATGTTGAGGAATGCAGGAGGTTGTTTGAAAAGATGCCTGAAAAGAATGTGTTTTCTTGGAATTCATTGATTGGAGGGTATGCACACAATGGACGTTTCTTGGAAGTTTTAGATGCTTTCAAAAGAATGTTGGTTGAGCGCAATGTGTTTCCTAATGATGCTACACTTGTGACTGTGTTGTCTGCGTGTGCAAGATTAGGAGCACTCGATTTGGGTAAGTGGGTGCATCTGTATGCAGAGAGTAATGGTTATAATGGAAATGTCTATGTCAGGAATGCTTTGATTGacatgtatgcaaaatgtggGGTTATAGAAAATGCAGTTAATGTCTTTAAAGGCATGAATAAAAAGGATTTGATCAGTTGGAACACCATAATTGGTGGTTTAGCAATGCATGGACGTGGAGCTGAAGCCTTAaatttgttttctcaaatgaaGAATGCTGCAGAAGCACCTGACGGAATCACTTTCATAGGTATTCTGTGTGCTTGTACGCATATGGGCTTGGTTGAAGATGGAATGTCATATTTCAATTCTATGGTTGCTGATTATTCAATTGTGCCTCAAATTGAGCATTATGGTTGCATGGTTGATCTGCTGTCGCGTGCTGGTCGTTTAGCAGAGGCTGTTGATTTTATTAGGAAGATGCCTATACAAGCAGATGCTGTTATTTGGGCTAATTTACTTGGTTCATGTAAGgtatataaaaatgttgaattgGCTGAACTGGCACTGAATAGACTCAAAGAACTTGAACCAAAGAATCCTGCAAACTTCGTTGTGCTTTCAAACATATACAGGGACCTGGGGAGATGGAAAGATGTTGCACGACTAAAAGTTGCAATGAGAGATACCggctttaaaaaattacctggATGTAGCTTGATTGAGGTCAATGAAGCTGTCGTTGAGTTCTATTCCTTAGATGAGAGACATCCTCGAACTGAGGAAATATATAGAACCTTGAAGGGATTGACGAAACTGCTAAGATCATCTGGATATGTACCAGATGTTCAATTACTTACGGTAGGAACTTGA
- the LOC123214023 gene encoding caffeoylshikimate esterase isoform X2, translating to MDLSLNLRFQPAELSFFNRDRRSPFISPLKLHLPTWDPLKYNLKRTVSVTAAKINTEKRVHIEGVSEKLNLIASQNLDFAPARRRVRSAFTEVQQNLDHCLFKWYERNSKGLEIFCKSWMPKPGLQIKGSLFFCHGYGDTCTFFFEGIARYIAAAGYVIYALDHPGFGLSEGLHGYVPSFDALVDNVIEIYTKIKGRPEVRRLPHFILGQSMGGAVTLKVHLKEPREWDGVILVAPMCKIAEDVVPPPAVLKGLTLLSKVMPKAKLVPQQDLSELAFRDLRKRKMAVYNVICYSDRTRIKTGLELLTATKEIEKRLDEVSSPLLILHGLADKVTDPSVSRFLYEKASSMDKTLKLYKEGYHCILEGEPDDRIYTVLGDIISWLDARC from the exons ATGGACTTGTCTCTGAATCTCAGATTCCAGCCGGCGGAGCTCTCTTTCTTCAACCGTGACCGACGTTCTCCGTTCATCAGTCCATTAAAACTTCACCTGCCCACCTGGGATCCACTCAAGTACAACCTGAAACGCACAGTTTCGGTCACCGCAGCCAAGATTAATACTGAAAAGAGAGTTCACATTGAAGGCGTCAGTGAAAAGTTGAACTTAATAGCTTCTCAGAATCTTGATTTTGCTCCTGCTCGTAGAAGGGTTCGATCTGCTTTCACTGAAGTTCAACAAAATCTTGATCATTGCTTGTTCAAG TGGTATGAGAGGAATTCAAAGGGACTGGAGATTTTCTGTAAAAGCTGGATGCCAAAACCAGGTCTTCAGATTAAAGGATCTTTGTTTTTTTGCCATGGTTATGGTGATACATGCACTTTCTTCTTTGAAG GTATTGCTAGATACATTGCTGCAGCTGGATATGTTATTTATGCTTTGGACCATCCTGGGTTTGGTTTGTCCGAAGGATTGCATGGTTATGTGCCAAGCTTTGATGCATTAGTTGACAatgttattgaaatttatacaaaaattaaag GACGACCTGAAGTGAGAAGGTTACCTCACTTCATATTGGGACAGTCCATGGGTGGAGCTGTTACTCTCAAAGTTCATCTAAAGGAACCACGAGAGTGGGATGGAGTAATTCTTGTAGCTCCAATGTGTAAA ATTGCAGAAGATGTGGTTCCTCCACCAGCAGTTTTGAAGGGACTCACTCTTTTGTCAAAAGTTATGCCAAAAGCAAAGCTCGTCCCACAGCAAGATCTATCTGAGTTAGCCTTCAGAGAcctcagaaaaagaaaaatg GCTGTCTACAATGTGATTTGTTACAGTGACCGAACACGAATAAAAACTGGTTTGGAACTTCTAACTGCAACTAAGGAAATTGAGAAGCGACTGGACGAG GTGTCATCTCCATTGCTGATTCTTCATGGATTAGCCGATAAAGTGACAGATCCTTCAGTGAGCCGGTTTCTTTACGAGAAAGCTTCTAGCATGGACAAAACTCTTAAGCTTTATAAAGAAGGTTATCACTGCATTCTAGAAGGAGAGCCTGATGACAGAATATATACTGTGCTCGGCGATATTATATCATGGCTTGACGCCCGTTGCTAA
- the LOC123214689 gene encoding IST1 homolog has translation MSLLNQLFNRGVFGAKCKTCLTLAISRIKLLQNKRELQLKQMRKEIAQFLQAGQEAIARIRVEHVIREQNICTAYSVLELFCEFVLARVPILENQKDCPTELREAIASIIFAAPRCSDLPDLLQIKNLFTSKYGKEYVAAIAELRPDTSVNRTIIEKLSVSAPSPEARLSVLKEIAEEYNVVWDSFQTEAALNKKHEDLLGGSKEIYSVASTPQASIKPSSPRSSTSNGAHPILPSESRLGSQHLQIPSPTSIMPILSTNEIEQSAKSSNAVLVSDTKMGTTSQSSDVLERARAAIASAERASAAARAAAQLVNAEFGLLKLEGKSS, from the exons ATGTCACTCTTAAACCAGCTTTTCAACAGGGGCGTTTTTGGTGCAAAATG CAAAACATGCTTAACATTGGCGATTTCGCGTATAAAATTGCTTCAAAACAAGAGAGAGTTGCAGCTCAAACAGATGCGCAAAGAGATAGCTCAATTTTTGCAGGCTGGCCAAGAAGCAATCGCTCGAATTCGG GTGGAGCATGTAATACGAGAGCAGAATATATGTACCGCATATTCAGTGTTGGAGCTGTTCTGTGAGTTTGTTCTTGCGCGCGTTCCCATTCTTGAAAATCAGAA GGATTGTCCGACAGAATTGCGAGAAGCTATTGCAAGCATTATTTTTGCTGCTCCTCGATGTTCAGATTTGCCAGATTTGTTGCAGATCAAGAACTTATTTACTTCAAAATATGGGAAGGAGTATGTTGCAGCTATTGCTGAGCTTCGTCCAGATACTAGTGTCAACCGTACA aTAATTGAGAAACTTTCAGTTAGTGCTCCATCACCTGAGGCAAGGCTCAGTGTGTTGAAGGAAATTGCAGAGGAGTACAATGTGGTTTGGGATTCCTTTCAAACTGAAGCAGCACTCAATAAAAAGCATGAAGATTTACTG gGTGGATCCAAGGAAATATACAGTGTAGCTTCAACTCCTCAAGCTTCTATTAAGCCGAGCTCTCCAAGATCTTCAACTTCTAATGGGGCACATCCTATTCTGCCTTCGGAGAGTAGACTGGGATCTCAACACCTTCAAATTCCCAGCCCAACAAGCATTATGCCTATTTTGAGTACTAATGAAATTGAACAATCAGCTAAAAGTAGTAATGCCGTTCTAGTTAGTGATACTAAAATGGGGACAACATCACAATCATCTGATGTATTGGAAAGAGCTCGAGCTGCTATTGCCTCTGCAGAACGTGCATCTGCAGCTGCCCGTGCAGCTGCTCAGCTTGTGAATGCTGAATTTGGTTTGTTGAAACTAGAAGGGAAGTCATCATAG